In Corynebacterium matruchotii, a single genomic region encodes these proteins:
- the metH gene encoding methionine synthase encodes MSTVLPVKTPDFLDALHSRVLIGDGAMGTQLQGFDLDVETDFLGLEGCNEILNDTRPDVVAQIHRAYFTAGADLVETNTFGCNLPNLADYNIADRCQELAYKGTRIARTVADELGPGRDGMRRFVLGSMGPGTKLPSLGHAPYLDLKTYYREAALGMVDGGADGILIETAQDLLQVKAAIHGCQEAFAEVGYRLPIVCHVTVETTGTMLLGSEIGAALTALEPLGIDMIGLNCATGPDEMSEHLRYLSRNARIPVSVMPNAGLPILGKNGAEYPLKPAELAASLKTFIEEYGLAMVGGCCGTTPEHITAVHTMVTGGITPAERTTPDSDAVSSLYTSVNLTQDAGVTIIGERTNANGSKAFREAMLAGDLETCVDIAKQQTRDGAHMLDLCVDYVGRDGRDDMAALASLLATSSTLPIMIDSTEPNVIQTGLEHLGGRCAVNSVNFEDGDGPGSRYQRIMQLVKTHGAAVVALTIDEEGQARTAEKKLAIAERLITDITENWGLDESDIIVDTLTFPISTGQEETRRDGIETINAIRELKARHPRVHTTLGLSNISFGLNPAARQVLNSVFLNECVAAGLDSAIAHSSKLVPMNRIEDRQREVALDMIYDRRRDGYDPLQTFMDLFEGVSAAEAKDARAEALAALPLFERLSQRIIDGEKTGIETDLDAAMAEKSPINIINQDLLGGMKTVGELFGSGQMQLPFVLQSAETMKHAVAYLENYMEATDDSGNKGTMVIATVKGDVHDIGKNLVDIILSNNGYNVINIGIKQPIATIISAAREHNADVVGMSGLLVKSTVVMKENLEEMNAQNASDIPVILGGAALTRSYVEHDLDNIYAGDVHYARDAFEGLSLMDEIMARKRGETITEDVTKQRKKAERKARRERSQKIAAERKAKAKPVQLPERSEVAADFPVATPPFWGTRIIKGLSVSDYLLMLDERALFMGQWGLKSTRGDGPDYEALVESEGRPRLRAWIDQLKSRGVLDHAAVVYGYFPAVSVKDMVLILAEPRPDAEVIRELKFPRQQRGKFLCIADYVRSRTLAEETGQVDVLPLQLVTMGDPIARYANELFAMNNYRDYLEVHGIGVQLTEALAEYWHSRIRAELRLPDGTHVGDSDAHDTRRFFDLDYSGARYSFGYGSCPNLTDRQAIVDLLHSERIGVTLSEEYQLHPEQSTDAFVLYHPEAKYFNV; translated from the coding sequence ATGAGCACCGTATTACCAGTAAAAACCCCCGACTTCCTCGACGCCCTCCACAGTCGTGTCCTCATTGGCGACGGCGCCATGGGCACCCAACTGCAAGGCTTCGACCTTGACGTCGAAACGGATTTCCTTGGCCTGGAAGGCTGCAACGAAATCCTCAACGACACCCGCCCGGACGTGGTAGCCCAAATTCACCGCGCCTATTTCACCGCGGGGGCGGACCTGGTAGAAACCAACACGTTCGGCTGTAACCTCCCCAACCTTGCCGACTACAACATTGCCGACCGCTGCCAGGAACTTGCCTACAAAGGCACCCGCATCGCCCGCACCGTCGCCGACGAGCTTGGCCCCGGTAGGGACGGCATGCGCCGTTTTGTGCTCGGCTCCATGGGGCCCGGCACGAAACTGCCCTCCCTTGGGCACGCCCCCTACCTGGATCTGAAAACCTACTACCGGGAAGCCGCCCTGGGCATGGTTGATGGGGGAGCGGACGGTATCCTCATCGAAACCGCCCAAGACCTCCTCCAGGTCAAGGCCGCCATCCACGGCTGCCAGGAGGCTTTCGCCGAGGTTGGCTACCGGCTGCCCATCGTCTGCCACGTCACCGTGGAAACCACCGGCACCATGCTGCTCGGGTCGGAAATCGGGGCGGCGCTTACCGCCCTGGAGCCGCTCGGCATCGACATGATCGGCCTGAACTGCGCCACCGGCCCCGACGAAATGAGCGAACACCTCCGCTACCTGTCGCGCAACGCCCGCATCCCGGTCTCTGTCATGCCCAACGCTGGCCTGCCCATCCTTGGGAAAAACGGGGCCGAATACCCGCTGAAACCAGCTGAACTTGCCGCCTCACTGAAAACCTTCATCGAGGAATATGGTCTCGCCATGGTGGGCGGTTGCTGCGGCACCACCCCCGAACACATCACCGCCGTCCACACCATGGTGACCGGCGGCATCACCCCGGCGGAAAGAACAACACCCGACTCGGACGCGGTGTCTTCCCTCTACACCTCAGTCAACCTCACCCAGGACGCCGGCGTTACCATCATCGGGGAGCGCACCAACGCCAACGGGTCCAAAGCCTTCCGTGAGGCCATGCTCGCCGGCGACCTGGAAACCTGCGTGGATATCGCCAAACAACAAACCCGCGACGGTGCCCACATGCTCGACCTGTGCGTCGACTACGTGGGCCGCGACGGCCGCGACGACATGGCCGCCCTCGCATCCCTCCTGGCCACCAGCTCCACCCTGCCGATCATGATCGACTCCACCGAACCCAATGTCATCCAAACCGGGCTCGAACACCTGGGCGGGCGCTGCGCCGTGAACTCCGTCAACTTCGAAGACGGCGACGGCCCCGGCTCCCGCTACCAGCGCATCATGCAGCTCGTCAAAACCCACGGTGCCGCCGTGGTCGCCCTCACCATTGATGAAGAAGGCCAAGCCCGCACCGCCGAGAAAAAACTCGCCATCGCCGAACGGCTCATCACCGACATCACCGAAAACTGGGGCCTGGACGAATCCGACATTATCGTCGACACCCTCACCTTCCCCATCTCCACCGGGCAGGAGGAAACCCGCCGCGACGGCATAGAAACCATCAACGCCATCCGTGAATTAAAAGCCCGCCATCCGCGGGTACACACCACGCTCGGCCTGTCGAATATTTCCTTCGGGCTGAACCCGGCCGCCCGCCAGGTACTCAACTCCGTCTTCCTTAACGAGTGCGTCGCCGCAGGCCTCGACTCTGCTATCGCCCACTCCTCAAAACTCGTCCCCATGAACCGTATTGAGGACCGCCAACGCGAAGTCGCCCTCGACATGATCTACGATCGCCGCCGCGACGGCTATGATCCCCTCCAAACATTCATGGACCTTTTCGAAGGCGTCTCCGCCGCCGAAGCGAAAGACGCCCGCGCCGAAGCCCTCGCCGCCCTCCCACTATTCGAACGCTTGTCCCAACGCATTATTGATGGGGAAAAAACCGGCATCGAAACCGACCTTGATGCCGCCATGGCCGAAAAATCCCCCATCAACATCATCAACCAAGACCTCCTCGGCGGCATGAAAACCGTGGGCGAACTCTTCGGCTCCGGCCAAATGCAACTCCCCTTCGTCCTCCAATCCGCCGAAACCATGAAACACGCCGTCGCCTACCTCGAAAACTACATGGAGGCAACCGACGACTCCGGCAACAAAGGCACCATGGTTATTGCCACCGTCAAAGGCGACGTCCACGACATCGGTAAAAACCTGGTCGATATCATCCTCAGCAACAACGGCTACAACGTCATCAACATCGGCATCAAACAACCCATCGCCACCATCATCTCCGCCGCCAGGGAACACAACGCCGACGTGGTGGGCATGTCCGGGCTCCTGGTGAAATCCACCGTGGTGATGAAGGAAAACCTGGAGGAAATGAACGCCCAAAACGCCTCCGACATCCCCGTCATCCTCGGCGGCGCGGCACTCACCCGCAGCTATGTTGAGCACGACCTGGACAACATTTACGCGGGCGACGTCCACTACGCCCGCGATGCGTTCGAAGGGCTCAGCCTCATGGACGAAATCATGGCCCGCAAACGCGGCGAAACCATCACCGAAGACGTGACCAAGCAGCGGAAAAAAGCCGAACGCAAAGCGCGCCGGGAACGGTCCCAAAAGATCGCGGCGGAGCGGAAAGCCAAGGCGAAGCCGGTGCAGCTGCCGGAGCGTTCCGAGGTGGCGGCGGACTTCCCGGTGGCCACCCCACCGTTCTGGGGCACCCGGATCATCAAGGGCCTGTCCGTGTCCGACTATCTGCTCATGCTGGACGAGCGGGCCTTATTCATGGGGCAGTGGGGGCTGAAATCCACCCGGGGTGATGGCCCGGACTATGAGGCGCTGGTGGAATCCGAGGGGCGGCCGCGGCTGCGGGCCTGGATCGACCAGCTGAAAAGCCGCGGCGTGTTAGACCATGCCGCGGTCGTGTACGGGTATTTCCCGGCCGTGAGCGTGAAAGACATGGTCCTGATTCTCGCCGAACCCCGGCCGGACGCCGAGGTGATTCGGGAGCTGAAATTCCCCCGGCAGCAGCGCGGCAAATTCCTGTGCATCGCCGACTATGTGCGCTCCCGCACCCTGGCCGAAGAAACGGGCCAGGTGGATGTGCTGCCCCTGCAACTGGTGACCATGGGGGATCCCATTGCCCGCTACGCAAACGAACTATTCGCCATGAATAACTACCGGGACTACCTCGAAGTGCACGGCATTGGGGTGCAGCTCACGGAAGCCCTAGCCGAATACTGGCATTCCCGCATCCGCGCCGAGCTGCGGCTCCCCGATGGCACACACGTGGGCGATAGTGATGCTCATGACACCCGCCGGTTCTTCGACCTGGACTATTCCGGTGCCCGCTACTCGTTTGGCTATGGTTCCTGCCCCAACCTCACCGACCGACAGGCTATAGTGGACTTGCTGCACTCTGAGCGGATTGGGGTGACACTGTCCGAGGAATACCAATTACACCCCGAACAGTCCACGGACGCATTCGTGCTCTACCACCCTGAGGCGAAATATTTTAATGTTTAA
- a CDS encoding DUF4241 domain-containing protein, with translation MDPALFYPLKNSGTEYMGDTTLSLTVTDAGTITIPSGTLLVCDPFAQFIGLSHGLVYDVPAGDHPTKVTIANIPGKTPVNAYLSVVFSNTEPVTFEQPYPHRNPDEIPIPSAMRTDGVALDSGAAAVVDAAAAEAFTASTDLDSFTDYIHTDAPDGWFNLLRDHNGIAQTPLPDHKENMILARSGYDAGFYPIVAGYDRNHTMVSLHVDFLVVGGHPYD, from the coding sequence ATGGACCCAGCACTGTTCTACCCGCTGAAAAACTCCGGCACCGAATACATGGGGGACACCACCCTTTCCCTGACTGTGACCGACGCCGGAACCATAACCATCCCCTCCGGCACACTCCTGGTGTGCGACCCGTTCGCCCAGTTCATCGGGTTATCCCACGGCCTGGTCTATGATGTGCCGGCCGGCGATCACCCCACCAAAGTCACCATTGCGAACATTCCCGGGAAAACCCCAGTCAACGCCTACCTCAGTGTGGTGTTCTCCAACACCGAACCTGTTACCTTCGAACAGCCCTACCCGCACCGCAACCCGGATGAAATCCCCATCCCATCCGCCATGCGCACCGACGGTGTAGCCCTCGACTCCGGGGCCGCCGCCGTGGTCGACGCCGCCGCAGCCGAAGCATTCACCGCCTCCACCGACCTGGACAGCTTCACCGACTACATCCACACAGACGCCCCCGACGGCTGGTTCAACCTCCTCCGCGACCACAACGGTATCGCACAAACCCCCCTACCAGACCACAAAGAAAACATGATACTGGCTAGGTCGGGGTATGATGCCGGGTTCTACCCAATCGTCGCCGGCTACGACCGGAACCACACCATGGTGTCCCTCCACGTTGACTTCCTTGTTGTGGGCGGGCACCCCTACGACTAG
- a CDS encoding phosphoribosyl-ATP diphosphatase has product MVRVKDFDTLFTELTHRKPGSGTDQAIAKGIHHLGKKVIEEAGEVWIAAEYQTDDELAEELSQLLYWAQTIMIARGLTPADVYKYL; this is encoded by the coding sequence ATGGTGCGCGTGAAAGATTTTGACACCCTCTTTACCGAACTCACCCACCGCAAACCCGGATCCGGCACCGACCAGGCCATCGCCAAAGGCATCCACCATTTAGGCAAAAAAGTCATCGAAGAAGCCGGCGAAGTGTGGATCGCCGCCGAATACCAAACCGACGATGAACTCGCCGAAGAACTATCCCAACTCCTCTACTGGGCCCAAACCATCATGATCGCCCGTGGACTCACCCCCGCTGACGTTTACAAATACCTCTAA
- the hisG gene encoding ATP phosphoribosyltransferase — MLKVAVPNKGSLSEAALTILSEAGYASRSNTKSLTTLDKTNNVEFFFLRPKDIAIYVAGGHLDMGITGRDLAADSRADVTEVLTLGFGAATFRYAAPDTETWTIPNIAGKRVATSYPNLVRADLARRGIDATVIRLDGAVEISIKLGVADVIADVVSTGRTLRQHGLAPFGEPLINSEAIVVARTGAEITPEMMVLLRRMEGILHAHNFLMLDYNVEHHLLEQAKAITPGISGPTVSPLALDNWVAVRAMVPKPEANAIMDRLAHLGAQAILATEIRIARL; from the coding sequence ATGCTAAAAGTAGCCGTACCCAATAAAGGCTCCCTGTCGGAAGCCGCCCTCACCATATTGTCCGAAGCCGGCTACGCCAGCCGCAGCAACACAAAATCCCTCACCACCCTCGACAAAACCAACAACGTGGAATTCTTCTTCCTCCGCCCCAAAGACATCGCCATCTATGTCGCCGGCGGACACCTCGACATGGGCATCACCGGCAGAGACCTCGCCGCAGACTCCCGCGCCGACGTGACCGAAGTACTCACCCTAGGGTTCGGCGCCGCCACATTCCGCTACGCCGCCCCCGACACCGAAACCTGGACCATCCCCAACATAGCCGGCAAACGAGTCGCCACCTCCTACCCCAACCTGGTGCGCGCCGACCTGGCCCGCAGAGGCATCGACGCCACCGTCATCCGGCTAGACGGCGCCGTGGAAATCTCCATCAAACTCGGCGTCGCCGACGTCATCGCCGATGTAGTATCCACCGGCCGCACCCTCCGCCAACACGGGCTCGCCCCCTTCGGGGAACCCCTCATCAACTCCGAAGCCATTGTTGTGGCCCGAACCGGCGCCGAAATCACCCCCGAAATGATGGTGCTATTGCGGCGGATGGAAGGAATCCTCCACGCCCATAACTTCCTCATGCTCGACTACAACGTGGAACACCACCTGCTGGAACAAGCCAAAGCCATCACCCCCGGCATATCCGGACCCACCGTGTCCCCACTCGCCCTGGACAATTGGGTTGCCGTCCGCGCCATGGTGCCGAAACCCGAAGCCAACGCAATCATGGACCGCCTCGCCCACCTCGGGGCCCAAGCCATCCTCGCCACCGAAATCCGCATCGCACGCCTCTAA
- the mshC gene encoding cysteine--1-D-myo-inosityl 2-amino-2-deoxy-alpha-D-glucopyranoside ligase has product MHSWPSPHIPTVPGPAVPLRLYDTADETLKPVRVTHNQAGMYVCGITPYDSTHLGHAATYLAFDLIHRLLIDAGVQVTYVQNITDVDDPLFERATRDGVDWRELGSSQIDLFRSDMADLSVIPPHDYVGAMESVGEVITMVQQLLDAGAAYVVDDPDYPDIYASITATDRFGYESNYPRQRMLELFAERGGDPDRPGKRDPLDALLWRAAREGEPAWDAPFGAGRPGWHVECSAIATNRLGSSFAIQGGGSDLIFPHHEFSAAHAEAALASPRMAEHYVHTGMISLDGVKMSKSLGNLVFVSKLTEAGHDPSAIRLGVYLGHYRSDRDWSDKVLWAAEHRLVYWRMATTLASDESAARALVQQIRSLLADDLNTPAAIKAIDEWADSCNAPATDPGDAITPAGSIVATAVDALMGVKIS; this is encoded by the coding sequence ATGCATTCGTGGCCCTCTCCGCATATCCCTACCGTCCCCGGCCCGGCCGTGCCGCTGCGCCTTTACGATACCGCCGATGAAACACTGAAACCGGTTCGTGTGACCCATAACCAGGCCGGCATGTATGTGTGCGGCATTACCCCGTATGATTCGACGCATTTGGGGCACGCCGCCACATATTTGGCGTTTGATTTGATTCACCGTTTGCTTATCGACGCCGGGGTGCAGGTCACCTATGTGCAAAACATCACGGATGTGGATGATCCCTTGTTTGAGCGCGCCACCCGGGATGGGGTGGATTGGCGGGAGTTGGGGTCCAGCCAGATTGACTTATTCAGGTCGGATATGGCCGACCTGAGTGTGATCCCCCCACACGATTATGTGGGGGCGATGGAGTCCGTGGGTGAGGTTATTACCATGGTGCAGCAGCTGCTTGATGCTGGTGCCGCCTATGTTGTTGACGACCCTGACTACCCGGATATTTATGCCAGCATCACCGCCACCGACCGGTTCGGCTACGAGTCGAACTATCCCAGGCAGCGCATGCTGGAGTTATTTGCCGAGCGCGGCGGCGACCCGGATCGCCCCGGCAAGCGGGACCCGTTGGATGCCCTCCTGTGGCGGGCGGCCCGGGAGGGGGAGCCCGCGTGGGATGCCCCGTTTGGGGCGGGCCGGCCCGGCTGGCATGTGGAATGCTCCGCCATCGCCACCAACCGGCTAGGGAGTAGTTTCGCTATCCAGGGTGGGGGATCGGATCTGATTTTCCCCCACCACGAGTTCTCCGCCGCCCACGCCGAGGCGGCCCTAGCCTCCCCCCGCATGGCGGAGCATTATGTGCACACCGGCATGATTTCGCTCGACGGGGTGAAAATGAGTAAATCCCTGGGCAACCTGGTGTTTGTGTCGAAACTCACCGAGGCCGGCCACGACCCGTCCGCGATCCGCCTGGGCGTGTACCTGGGCCACTACCGGTCGGATCGGGACTGGTCCGACAAGGTGTTGTGGGCGGCGGAGCACCGCCTGGTGTATTGGCGGATGGCCACCACCCTCGCCAGCGATGAGTCGGCCGCCCGGGCTTTGGTGCAACAAATCCGGTCCCTGCTCGCCGACGACCTCAACACCCCGGCCGCGATCAAAGCCATCGACGAATGGGCGGACAGTTGCAACGCCCCCGCCACCGACCCCGGCGACGCCATCACCCCGGCTGGCAGCATTGTGGCCACCGCCGTCGACGCCCTCATGGGGGTGAAAATTTCGTGA